A genomic window from Lotus japonicus ecotype B-129 chromosome 1, LjGifu_v1.2 includes:
- the LOC130729950 gene encoding uncharacterized protein LOC130729950: MIPKFSVITMENNHHSSFYKPPPSACKVTLMCSYGGKFHPRHHDNLITYVEGEHKILCVERFIKLSALVAKLTSLTGGTDFSVKYQLPDDDLDNLVSVINDEDLHHMMVEYDRLSRRTSPKPARLRLFLFPLNNNYNSDSASSCSCSSSAPSTATTELKQRFEEASAPPAPLPPPPSANPDFLFGLDDAAAVSECGNEAVREQQIQEWSEQLLHRKNDDAAAPLITHATTPRTDPGPVYLIQTPCGIRYSLSWLFETRLICPIHDIL, encoded by the coding sequence ATGATTCCCAAATTCTCCGTCATCACAATGGAGAACAACCACCACTCCTCCTTCTACAAACCTCCTCCCTCCGCCTGCAAGGTCACACTCATGTGCAGCTACGGCGGCAAATTCCACCCCCGCCACCACGACAACCTCATCACCTACGTCGAAGGTGAACACAAAATCCTCTGCGTCGAGCGCTTCATCAAGCTCTCCGCCTTGGTCGCCAAGCTCACTTCCCTCACCGGCGGAACTGACTTCTCCGTCAAGTACCAACTCCCCGACGATGATCTCGACAACCTTGTCTCCGTCATCAACGACGAGGACCTCCATCACATGATGGTCGAGTACGATCGCCTCTCTCGCCGCACTTCACCAAAACCCGCGAGATTGAGGCTCTTCCTCTTCCCCCTCAACAACAACTACAACAGCGACAGCGCTTCTTCCTGTTCTTGCTCCTCTTCTGCTCCTTCCACCGCCACCACTGAACTGAAGCAGCGGTTCGAGGAAGCTTCTGCTCCTCCCGCTCCGCTTCCTCCGCCGCCGTCGGCGAATCCAGATTTTCTGTTTGGGTTGGATGATGCGGCGGCAGTTTCGGAATGTGGGAACGAAGCAGTTAGGGAGCAACAGATTCAGGAATGGAGCGAGCAGTTGCTTCACCGGAAAAACGATGATGCGGCGGCGCCGTTGATCACACATGCAACTACGCCGAGAACTGACCCGGGTCCGGTTTACCTCATTCAAACACCGTGTGGGATCCGGTATAGCTTGTCCTGGCTTTTTGAGACAAGGTTAATTTGTCCCATACATGACATTTTGTAG